In Deinococcus psychrotolerans, the genomic window GCGCCGGTTTGGGTGTCTTGCACCACCACCGGCACCAGACCGTCTGGGCCGAAGTGGATGTCGTCTAAGTTCACCTTAATTGAACCGCTCATTCCAAGACCCCATTGTCGTGCCATTCGGGGCGCACCGCGACGCCCTGAGCGTGCAAGTAAGCCTTGACCTGCGGCACGCTGAGGTCACCGAAGTGAAAGACGCTGGCGGCCAGCGCAGCGTCGGCTTGTCCGCCGGTTGCGCTGCCGCTGAGTACCTCGGCAAAGTCTTCGAGCTTGCCCGCGCCGCCGGAAGCGATTACTGGAATATCCAGTGCCTGCGCCACGGCGCGGGTTGCCGCCAGATCAAAGCCGGCACGCGTGCCGTCGGCGTCCATAATGTTCAGGCAAATTTCGCCCGCGCCGAGGTGCTGGCCTTCTTCGGCCCAGCGCAGCAAATCCAGGCCAGTGTCCACCCGCCCGCCGCCCACGTAGACATTCCAGCCCTCGCCGCTGGGATGCCCGCCGGGTCGGCGTTTGGCGTCGATGCTGAGCATCACGCACTGCGAGCCGTGGTGGTCGCTGGCCGCCCGTATCAGCTGCGGTGTACGCACGGCGGAACTGTTGACGCTGATCTTGTCGGCCCCGGCCAGCAGTAGCGCCCGGAAATCGGCGAGGTCGCTGACGCCGCCGCCCACCGTCAGCGGCATCATGACTTGCTCGGCGACGCGGGCCGCCACGTCCAGCATCAGTTTGCGGCCTTCGTGAGAAGCGGTGATGTCGTAAAACACCAGTTCGTCGGCTTGCTGGGCTTCGTAGCGTTGGGCCAGCACTAGCGGGTCGCCCGCGTCGCGGTGATCTTCAAAAAAGCGGACGTTCTTAACCACCCGGCCATTTTGAACGTCCAAGCAGGGAATGATGCGTTTGGCAAGCATGAACCGAGTCT contains:
- the hisF gene encoding imidazole glycerol phosphate synthase subunit HisF; protein product: MLAKRIIPCLDVQNGRVVKNVRFFEDHRDAGDPLVLAQRYEAQQADELVFYDITASHEGRKLMLDVAARVAEQVMMPLTVGGGVSDLADFRALLLAGADKISVNSSAVRTPQLIRAASDHHGSQCVMLSIDAKRRPGGHPSGEGWNVYVGGGRVDTGLDLLRWAEEGQHLGAGEICLNIMDADGTRAGFDLAATRAVAQALDIPVIASGGAGKLEDFAEVLSGSATGGQADAALAASVFHFGDLSVPQVKAYLHAQGVAVRPEWHDNGVLE